One region of Nitrospinaceae bacterium genomic DNA includes:
- a CDS encoding DUF159 family protein, which yields MEIKFDHKARYNIAPTQKCPVVTVQEENRELAAMHWGLIPSWAKDDKMASRLINARAETVHEKPSFKESFKTKRCLVPADGFIEWKKNESGKQPHYFTLRDEALFAFAGIWSEWKKDGGSLRTFSIITTDCNSLVQPIHHRMPVILAPGDYKVWLAPASDLKTLQSLLAPFPADLMKRVAVSPEINSPKNDRMECLQRTVPPKTQTSLFPE from the coding sequence ATGGAAATAAAATTCGACCACAAGGCGCGCTACAACATCGCCCCCACTCAGAAATGCCCGGTTGTCACGGTCCAGGAAGAAAATCGGGAGCTTGCAGCCATGCACTGGGGGTTGATCCCATCGTGGGCCAAAGATGACAAAATGGCATCGCGACTGATCAACGCCCGGGCGGAAACTGTTCATGAAAAACCCAGTTTCAAAGAATCTTTCAAAACCAAAAGATGCCTCGTTCCCGCCGATGGGTTCATCGAATGGAAAAAAAACGAATCCGGAAAACAACCCCACTATTTTACTCTGCGTGATGAGGCTCTATTCGCGTTTGCGGGAATCTGGTCGGAATGGAAAAAGGACGGCGGTTCTCTTCGAACGTTTTCAATCATCACTACCGACTGCAATTCACTGGTGCAACCCATTCACCATCGCATGCCGGTCATCCTGGCACCCGGTGATTATAAAGTCTGGCTCGCGCCCGCTTCGGATTTGAAGACCCTGCAATCCCTGCTGGCGCCCTTCCCTGCTGATCTCATGAAGAGGGTTGCGGTTTCGCCGGAAATCAACTCGCCTAAAAATGACAGGATGGAATGCCTGCAACGAACGGTTCCACCAAAAACGCAGACATCACTTTTTCCTGAGTAA
- a CDS encoding conjugal transfer protein TraB has product MDSNEEIIKTFQAGDSTITLVGTAHVSQKSVELVESEIQSGKYDCVAVELCQPRFENLINRSGWKNQDIYQIFRQKRATLLLINLALSAYQKRLAEKVGVEAGQEMVRAIELSKEKDLRLEVIDRNITTTLQRLVTGVSFWQKLKIFSGLVAGIFVGEEVSEKQIEELKKGDMLQTVVEEFGETLPQFKQVLIDERDEYMTGNLLRLTQSPDAPKNILAVVGAGHLIGMMPAFSNPPDEKRLQELDEKPPPSRVGYYIGWTICILILSMFYVGYSRSPELGLQLVITWVALNGGLSALGAAIGLAHPLSILTAFVAAPLTSLNPTIGAGMVVGLVESYLRKPKVSDFEALREDIGTMKMWWKNRVVRVLMIFFFANIGSAVGTYVAGASIVTQIFG; this is encoded by the coding sequence GTGGATTCCAACGAGGAAATAATCAAGACCTTCCAGGCCGGTGATTCCACCATCACGCTGGTGGGCACCGCACACGTATCGCAAAAGAGCGTCGAACTGGTGGAAAGCGAGATCCAGAGCGGAAAATACGATTGCGTGGCGGTGGAGCTTTGTCAGCCCCGGTTTGAGAACCTGATCAACCGGTCGGGATGGAAAAATCAGGACATCTACCAGATTTTCCGGCAAAAGCGGGCGACTTTACTGCTCATCAACCTGGCGTTGTCCGCCTATCAAAAACGGTTGGCCGAAAAGGTCGGGGTGGAAGCCGGTCAGGAAATGGTGCGCGCGATTGAATTGTCCAAAGAGAAAGACCTCCGCCTGGAGGTCATCGACCGCAACATCACCACCACGCTTCAACGCCTGGTGACCGGCGTTTCCTTCTGGCAGAAATTGAAGATCTTTTCAGGATTGGTGGCCGGTATATTCGTGGGCGAGGAAGTGAGCGAAAAGCAGATTGAAGAACTTAAAAAAGGCGACATGCTGCAAACCGTGGTCGAGGAATTTGGCGAGACCCTGCCGCAATTCAAGCAAGTCCTCATTGATGAACGCGACGAATACATGACGGGCAATTTGCTTCGGCTCACGCAATCGCCGGACGCGCCAAAAAACATCCTTGCCGTTGTGGGGGCCGGGCACCTGATCGGCATGATGCCGGCGTTCTCCAACCCGCCCGATGAAAAGCGCTTGCAGGAGCTGGATGAAAAACCGCCTCCCAGCCGGGTCGGTTACTATATAGGCTGGACCATTTGCATCCTGATCCTCAGCATGTTTTACGTCGGTTACAGCCGTTCGCCGGAATTGGGCCTGCAACTGGTGATCACCTGGGTGGCGTTGAACGGCGGGTTGAGCGCTCTCGGAGCGGCGATTGGACTGGCGCATCCCCTGTCGATATTGACGGCTTTTGTGGCCGCGCCGCTCACCTCGCTGAACCCGACCATCGGCGCCGGAATGGTAGTCGGTCTGGTGGAGTCTTATCTGCGTAAACCCAAAGTCAGCGATTTCGAGGCCCTGCGTGAGGACATCGGCACCATGAAGATGTGGTGGAAGAACCGGGTGGTGCGGGTTCTGATGATCTTTTTCTTTGCCAATATAGGCTCGGCAGTGGGGACTTACGTTGCCGGAGCCTCGATCGTCACACAGATTTTCGGGTGA
- a CDS encoding two-component sensor histidine kinase: MDGEQVKTRQSLQRDLSGWIIWTALAFALVAGLVASGITFHEAREHQDGTLREIAILVKTGQLNENTPSPPDAEDVEDEAVLIRRLDVNSPQALPQLPANLRNGLQTITLDDEQYRVFTFKLTSSGQRYAIAQKTELRDDIALISSLNVFLPIVLLVIVMLVIIHLIIRNRLNPLKSLAASLDQQDVTGLKPLPETAIPVEIFPFVSSINVLLERIQQAMQKQYRFIADAAHELRTPVTALSLLVENTEKANSETDRMERQKLLRQGLDRVSGLVSQLLDLARLQSDHEGPTEVVSLNKVVQDAIADLYPMAESAKVDLGVTRQDSIDLLDQEGRLGQLVRNAIDNAIRYTPEGGKVDISLFAEQGKAIFCVDDTGSGIPENELQQVMEPFYRTRGNPRPGNGLGLAISQEIAQRLGGTITLSNRPEGGIRFRYAQRLIIDPSINHDD; this comes from the coding sequence ATGGATGGTGAGCAAGTGAAAACCCGCCAATCTTTGCAACGCGACCTCAGTGGCTGGATTATTTGGACGGCTTTGGCTTTTGCACTTGTCGCCGGCCTGGTCGCCAGTGGTATCACATTTCATGAAGCCCGCGAACATCAGGACGGTACCCTCCGGGAAATAGCGATTCTGGTTAAAACCGGCCAACTTAATGAAAACACACCGTCACCTCCTGATGCAGAAGATGTAGAGGATGAAGCGGTTCTTATTCGCAGGCTGGATGTGAATTCCCCACAAGCATTGCCACAATTACCGGCAAATCTCAGGAACGGGCTGCAAACAATCACTCTGGATGACGAGCAGTACCGGGTTTTTACCTTCAAGCTGACATCCAGCGGCCAGCGTTATGCCATTGCGCAGAAAACCGAGTTACGCGATGATATTGCCTTAATCAGCAGTCTCAATGTCTTTTTGCCAATTGTGTTATTGGTAATTGTGATGCTTGTCATAATCCATTTAATCATTCGAAACAGACTCAATCCCTTAAAGTCACTAGCAGCAAGCCTGGATCAGCAGGATGTCACCGGGCTTAAGCCATTGCCAGAAACGGCTATCCCTGTAGAAATTTTCCCGTTCGTTTCGTCAATCAATGTATTGCTGGAAAGAATCCAGCAAGCGATGCAAAAACAGTATCGATTCATTGCCGATGCGGCTCACGAATTGCGGACCCCGGTAACGGCGTTATCCCTGCTTGTGGAAAATACCGAGAAAGCCAATTCCGAGACGGATCGCATGGAACGACAGAAACTTTTGCGACAGGGTTTGGACCGTGTCAGTGGGTTGGTCAGTCAGTTGCTTGATCTCGCTCGCTTACAAAGCGATCATGAGGGTCCGACGGAAGTTGTGTCACTTAACAAGGTGGTGCAAGATGCCATCGCAGATCTTTACCCGATGGCAGAATCCGCAAAAGTTGATCTGGGGGTGACGAGACAGGACTCCATTGATCTGCTGGATCAGGAAGGACGGCTCGGTCAATTGGTCCGCAATGCCATTGACAATGCGATCCGCTACACTCCTGAAGGCGGCAAGGTCGATATCAGTCTGTTTGCCGAGCAAGGAAAAGCAATATTTTGTGTCGACGACACCGGTAGCGGGATACCCGAAAATGAGTTGCAACAGGTGATGGAACCCTTTTACCGCACCCGGGGAAATCCACGGCCTGGCAATGGACTTGGACTGGCCATCAGTCAGGAAATCGCGCAACGGCTCGGAGGAACCATCACGCTATCCAACCGCCCGGAAGGGGGCATCCGCTTCAGGTACGCGCAACGCCTGATTATCGATCCTTCAATAAATCATGACGATTAG
- the mcpA gene encoding chemotaxis protein, which yields MEHVMGKSGSQTPFIFRIFKNGGNGKTNPRELQSKIDAIDKSQAVIEFNMDGTIITANENFLNVVGYSLEEIKGQHHRMFCEPSYANSPAYRAFWEKLNRGEYDTGEYRRLGKGGVEAWIQASYNPIMDSKGRPYKVVKFASNVTQQKLMNAEYQGKVDAIGKAQAVIEFNMDGTIITANENFLNVVGYSLEEIKGQHHRMFCEPSYANSQEYKAFWEKLNRGEYDTGEYRRLGKGGAEAWIQATYNPIMDMNGKPFKVVKFASNVTQQKLMNAEYQGKVDAIGKAQAVIEFNMDGTIITANENFLNVVGYSLEEIKGQHHRMFCEPDYANSQEYKAFWEKLNRGEYDTGEYRRLGKGGAEAWIQASYNPIIDMNGKPFKVVKFATNISEKVQKVAQILEVVNAASEGDLTRELKVAGTDDAGQIGEGLSKLLANLKKMIVSFATQSDSLASSSEELTAVSQQMAGNAEETAAQSGVVSAASEQVSKNVQTVATGAEEMSASIKEIAQNASEASRVASEAVKVAETTNATISKLGESSAEIGQVVKVITSIAEQTNLLALNATIEAARAGEAGKGFAVVANEVKDLANQTAKATEEISGKISAIQSDTQNSVTAIAEISEVINKINDISNTIASAVEEQTATTAEIGRNVSEAARGTSEIAQNITGVAQAAESTTQGATDTQSASRELSKMASELQNLISQFKV from the coding sequence ATGGAACATGTGATGGGGAAAAGCGGATCTCAAACCCCTTTTATTTTTCGGATTTTTAAGAATGGGGGCAACGGTAAAACCAATCCCAGGGAACTTCAGAGCAAGATAGATGCGATCGATAAATCCCAGGCCGTGATCGAGTTTAATATGGACGGCACGATCATCACCGCCAACGAAAATTTTTTAAACGTGGTGGGTTATTCTCTGGAAGAGATCAAGGGCCAGCATCACCGCATGTTCTGTGAACCCTCCTACGCGAACAGCCCAGCCTACAGGGCGTTCTGGGAAAAGCTGAACCGCGGAGAATACGATACCGGAGAATACAGGAGGTTGGGCAAAGGCGGTGTGGAAGCCTGGATTCAAGCATCTTATAATCCCATCATGGACTCTAAAGGCAGACCCTATAAGGTGGTGAAGTTCGCCAGCAATGTGACCCAGCAAAAACTGATGAACGCCGAGTATCAGGGAAAGGTGGACGCCATTGGGAAAGCCCAGGCCGTGATCGAGTTTAATATGGACGGCACGATCATCACCGCCAACGAAAACTTTTTAAACGTGGTGGGTTATTCTCTGGAAGAGATCAAGGGCCAGCATCACCGCATGTTCTGTGAACCCTCCTACGCCAACAGCCAGGAATACAAGGCGTTCTGGGAGAAACTGAACCGTGGAGAATACGATACGGGGGAATACAGGAGGTTGGGCAAGGGCGGTGCGGAAGCCTGGATTCAGGCGACTTACAATCCGATTATGGACATGAACGGCAAACCCTTTAAGGTGGTGAAATTTGCCAGCAATGTGACCCAGCAAAAACTGATGAACGCCGAGTATCAGGGAAAGGTGGACGCCATTGGGAAAGCCCAGGCCGTGATCGAGTTTAATATGGACGGCACGATCATCACCGCCAACGAGAATTTTTTAAATGTGGTGGGTTATTCTCTGGAAGAGATCAAGGGCCAGCATCACCGCATGTTTTGTGAGCCGGACTACGCCAACAGCCAGGAATACAAGGCGTTCTGGGAGAAACTGAACCGTGGAGAATACGATACGGGGGAATACAGGAGGTTGGGCAAGGGCGGTGCGGAAGCCTGGATTCAGGCGTCCTATAACCCGATTATAGACATGAACGGCAAACCCTTTAAAGTGGTCAAATTTGCGACGAACATCAGTGAAAAAGTCCAAAAAGTGGCTCAAATCCTGGAAGTTGTCAATGCCGCCAGCGAAGGGGATTTGACCCGGGAGTTAAAAGTAGCCGGCACCGATGATGCGGGTCAGATTGGAGAAGGGTTGTCTAAACTCCTCGCCAATTTGAAAAAAATGATTGTCAGCTTTGCAACTCAATCCGATTCTCTGGCATCCTCTTCGGAAGAGTTGACAGCGGTCAGTCAGCAAATGGCGGGGAACGCGGAGGAGACAGCGGCGCAATCGGGTGTGGTGTCCGCCGCTTCCGAGCAGGTCAGTAAGAACGTGCAGACCGTGGCCACCGGCGCCGAGGAAATGAGTGCCAGCATTAAGGAGATTGCGCAGAATGCCAGTGAAGCGTCGCGCGTAGCCAGTGAAGCGGTAAAAGTGGCGGAAACAACGAATGCAACCATCAGCAAACTGGGCGAGAGTTCGGCGGAGATCGGGCAGGTGGTCAAGGTCATCACATCCATCGCGGAGCAGACCAATCTTCTGGCGTTGAACGCCACGATTGAAGCGGCGAGAGCGGGCGAAGCCGGTAAAGGATTTGCGGTGGTGGCCAACGAGGTGAAGGACCTGGCCAATCAGACGGCCAAGGCGACGGAGGAGATCAGCGGCAAGATCAGCGCCATTCAGTCCGACACGCAGAACTCGGTCACCGCGATTGCAGAGATATCCGAGGTGATCAACAAGATCAACGATATTTCCAACACCATAGCCAGCGCCGTTGAAGAGCAGACAGCGACCACAGCTGAAATCGGCCGCAATGTGTCTGAGGCCGCAAGAGGCACATCGGAAATCGCGCAAAATATCACGGGGGTGGCGCAAGCGGCGGAAAGCACGACCCAGGGCGCAACCGATACGCAATCAGCTTCCCGCGAGCTTTCGAAAATGGCATCGGAACTGCAAAATTTGATCAGTCAGTTTAAAGTTTAA
- a CDS encoding SAM-dependent methyltransferase: protein MDNSQNLEDGYSREDWQKHYAEDDLRWDLGQVAPPFVRLWEEKKLGQGRAIIPGCGQGHEVLFLAAKGFQVTGLDYAPGAVDLLSRSLKEKGLSAEILQQDFFELDEKHHSQYDLMLEQAFFCAIVPSQRSTYVETATRILKKGGLLAALFYETNEEGGPPFNTTPADILEHFSDEFHIEALEKTPDSVEKRKDKEWLGLLRKK from the coding sequence ATGGATAACTCGCAAAATTTAGAAGATGGGTACAGCAGAGAAGACTGGCAGAAACATTACGCAGAGGATGACCTGCGTTGGGATTTAGGCCAGGTGGCTCCGCCATTTGTCCGCTTGTGGGAAGAGAAAAAACTCGGGCAGGGAAGGGCGATCATCCCCGGTTGTGGCCAAGGTCATGAAGTCCTGTTTCTGGCGGCGAAGGGATTTCAGGTCACCGGGTTGGATTATGCTCCCGGTGCGGTGGATCTGCTTTCCCGGTCGCTGAAAGAAAAAGGGCTGAGCGCCGAGATCCTCCAGCAGGATTTTTTTGAGTTGGATGAAAAACATCACTCGCAATATGATCTCATGCTGGAGCAGGCGTTTTTTTGCGCCATTGTTCCCTCACAACGCTCTACGTATGTTGAAACCGCGACCAGGATTTTGAAAAAAGGTGGGTTGCTTGCTGCTTTGTTTTACGAAACCAACGAGGAAGGCGGTCCGCCTTTCAATACCACTCCGGCGGATATCCTCGAACACTTTTCCGATGAGTTTCATATTGAGGCTCTGGAAAAAACTCCCGATTCCGTAGAAAAAAGAAAAGATAAAGAATGGCTGGGCTTACTCAGGAAAAAGTGA
- the uvrB gene encoding UvrABC system protein B, whose translation MTPFKLHAEFQPAGDQPKAIEQLVKNCDSATPRQTLLGVTGSGKTYTIANVIQEIQKPTLVLAHNKTLAAQLYSEFKAFFPENAVGYFVSYYDYYQPEAYLANTDTYIEKDASINDEIDKMRHAATHSLFERRDVVIVASVSCIYGLGSPEAYHGMLVFAERGMTIDREQVLKKLVDIQYKRNDIDFQRGTFRVRGDVVEVLPVYERNEAVRIEFFGDQIDRIQAFDPLTGKGIRDLDRIAIYPASHYATPKELLNKAIAAIREELIERVHYFESQNLLVEAQRIDQRTMFDLEMIKEVGYCQGIENYSRHLMDRPAGEPPPTLLDYFPDDSLFVIDESHVTLPQLQGMYKGDRSRKETLVRYGFRLPSAFDNRPLQFHEFQEHVNQVIYVSATPGPYEIEKSDGKVVELIVRPTGLVDPEVEIKPVKGQVDDLHHEILKRAEKEERILITTLTKRFSEDLTEHYSELGLKVKYLHSDIVTLERSQIIRELRLGEFDALIGINLLREGLDIPEVTLVAILDADKEGFLRSTTSLIQTSGRAARHVEGKVIMYADTVTRSMQAAITEMNRRRTIQLEYNEKHNITPASIVKSVGESLSQAEKFAVVPLVAEEEEEYNNTGNVHQLISRLEKQMFAAAKNLEFEKAAELRDRIKRLRDKDLMISA comes from the coding sequence ATGACCCCGTTCAAATTGCACGCCGAGTTCCAGCCTGCCGGCGATCAACCCAAAGCCATCGAACAACTGGTGAAAAACTGCGATTCCGCGACCCCCCGGCAAACGCTTCTGGGGGTGACCGGGTCCGGGAAAACCTACACCATCGCCAACGTCATTCAGGAGATTCAAAAACCGACGCTGGTCCTGGCGCATAACAAAACCCTGGCGGCGCAATTGTACAGCGAATTCAAAGCCTTTTTCCCGGAAAACGCGGTGGGCTATTTTGTCAGTTATTACGATTACTATCAACCGGAAGCGTATCTCGCCAATACCGACACGTACATCGAAAAAGACGCCTCCATCAACGATGAAATCGACAAAATGCGCCACGCCGCCACGCATTCGCTGTTTGAACGGCGGGATGTGGTGATCGTCGCCAGCGTCTCCTGCATCTACGGACTGGGATCGCCGGAAGCCTATCACGGCATGCTGGTGTTTGCCGAACGGGGCATGACCATCGACCGGGAACAGGTGTTGAAAAAGCTGGTGGACATCCAGTACAAGCGCAACGATATCGACTTCCAGCGCGGCACGTTCCGGGTGCGCGGCGATGTGGTGGAAGTGCTGCCGGTCTACGAACGCAACGAAGCCGTGCGCATCGAGTTTTTTGGCGACCAGATCGACCGCATTCAGGCTTTCGACCCATTAACGGGCAAAGGCATCCGCGATCTGGACCGCATCGCCATTTACCCGGCCAGTCATTACGCGACCCCCAAGGAACTGCTGAACAAGGCCATTGCCGCCATCCGCGAGGAACTCATAGAGCGCGTGCACTATTTTGAAAGCCAGAACCTGCTGGTCGAGGCGCAACGCATCGATCAGCGGACGATGTTCGATCTGGAAATGATCAAGGAGGTGGGCTATTGCCAGGGCATCGAGAATTACTCGCGCCACCTGATGGACCGCCCGGCAGGCGAACCGCCGCCCACGCTTCTGGACTATTTTCCCGACGACTCGCTGTTCGTCATCGACGAGAGCCACGTCACCCTGCCGCAATTGCAGGGCATGTACAAGGGCGACCGCTCGCGCAAGGAAACCCTCGTGCGCTACGGATTCCGCCTGCCTTCGGCGTTCGACAACCGGCCCCTGCAATTTCATGAATTCCAGGAGCACGTCAACCAGGTGATCTATGTGTCCGCGACGCCGGGGCCTTATGAAATCGAAAAGTCAGACGGCAAGGTGGTGGAATTGATCGTGCGCCCGACCGGGCTGGTCGATCCCGAAGTCGAGATAAAACCGGTCAAAGGCCAGGTGGACGACCTGCACCATGAGATATTAAAACGGGCAGAAAAAGAGGAACGCATTCTGATCACCACGCTCACCAAACGGTTTTCGGAGGACTTGACGGAACATTATTCCGAACTGGGGCTGAAGGTGAAATACCTGCATTCCGACATCGTGACCCTGGAGCGGAGCCAGATCATCCGCGAACTGCGTCTCGGGGAATTCGACGCCTTGATCGGCATCAACCTGTTGCGCGAAGGGTTGGACATTCCGGAAGTGACCCTCGTCGCCATTCTCGATGCGGACAAGGAGGGATTTTTGCGTTCCACGACCTCGCTGATTCAAACGTCGGGCCGCGCGGCCCGTCATGTCGAGGGCAAAGTCATCATGTACGCCGACACGGTGACCCGCTCCATGCAGGCGGCGATCACCGAGATGAACCGACGGCGAACGATTCAACTGGAATACAACGAGAAACACAACATCACCCCCGCGTCGATCGTAAAATCCGTGGGCGAATCCCTGAGCCAGGCAGAGAAATTTGCCGTCGTGCCGCTGGTGGCCGAAGAGGAAGAGGAATACAACAACACCGGCAACGTCCATCAATTGATTTCGCGGCTGGAAAAACAAATGTTCGCGGCGGCCAAGAACCTGGAGTTTGAAAAAGCCGCCGAACTCCGCGACCGGATCAAACGCCTGCGTGACAAAGATCTGATGATCTCGGCTTGA
- a CDS encoding 2-hydroxyacid dehydrogenase has translation MADSRPRIAVTPPAFCKSATLRDALCKSFPQSIFNEKNRYLTEPELITFLQDAEGAIIGRDPVHEKMIKALPRLKIIAKYGVGLDNIDQEALCRHNVKFGWTGGTNSLSVAELTLGFMIGLCHNTFSRGFALKQNDWQKDGGTQLTGKTVGIIGCGHAGSEVVRLLAPFQCRILVRDIVDKTGFCRNHAAQVASLDEVIEQSDILTLHVPLTDATRNLVAEKTLAQMKSTAFLINTSRGEVVDQNALKASLKNGGIAGAALDVFSKEPPEDAEFLALPNLIATPHIGGNTVEAVEAMGRAAIAHLEDFFRMEK, from the coding sequence ATGGCCGATTCCCGTCCGCGGATCGCCGTCACCCCGCCGGCGTTTTGTAAATCGGCAACCCTTCGCGACGCACTCTGCAAATCGTTTCCGCAATCCATATTTAATGAAAAAAACCGCTACCTGACAGAACCCGAGCTGATCACTTTTTTACAGGATGCCGAGGGCGCCATCATCGGCCGCGACCCCGTCCATGAAAAGATGATAAAGGCTTTGCCCCGCCTGAAAATCATCGCCAAATACGGCGTCGGTCTCGACAACATCGACCAGGAGGCCCTGTGTCGTCACAATGTGAAATTCGGTTGGACTGGCGGGACCAACAGCCTTTCGGTGGCGGAGTTGACCTTAGGGTTCATGATCGGATTGTGTCACAACACGTTTTCCAGAGGATTCGCCTTAAAACAGAACGATTGGCAAAAAGACGGTGGCACTCAATTGACCGGGAAGACGGTGGGCATCATCGGCTGCGGCCACGCGGGGTCGGAAGTCGTCCGCCTGTTGGCCCCGTTCCAATGCCGGATTCTAGTGCGCGACATCGTCGATAAAACCGGGTTTTGCCGGAACCATGCGGCTCAGGTGGCGAGTCTCGATGAAGTCATCGAACAGTCGGACATTCTCACCCTGCACGTGCCGTTAACGGATGCGACCCGCAACCTGGTCGCCGAAAAAACCCTGGCACAAATGAAATCAACAGCTTTCTTAATCAATACCAGCCGCGGAGAGGTTGTCGATCAAAATGCGTTAAAGGCAAGCTTAAAAAATGGCGGTATTGCCGGCGCGGCGTTGGACGTGTTTTCTAAGGAACCTCCAGAAGATGCCGAATTTCTGGCCCTTCCCAACCTGATAGCAACCCCGCATATCGGTGGAAACACCGTTGAAGCGGTTGAGGCGATGGGGCGGGCCGCAATCGCCCACCTCGAAGATTTCTTTAGAATGGAGAAATAA
- the pepP gene encoding Xaa-Pro aminopeptidase, with product MKVDKKTYTGIFRDGGAGKLAKRRFRDRRKKLMNRERKLMVITGVPYGPEGETVWSYAYCPTYQEPAMMYLTGINQPNVVLVLDPDSKESDEILFVAEKDPTHEFWNGIRFGVGDIKSVREVQSVTGIKDVRDIRELKNVLKERFLKQKNKQLGTLWMEGVKNGKKTEVKTDHNWDFKTQVSRWVGSWNASGNGLVNIMKSHFDLRLPLDSYDVDNTQKASDITGTAFKTTLKNFKKFRNEYQVQGFLEGQMLMNSPYGLSFPSIVASGRNATVLHYMKNDDEFSRDELVLIDFGVRWMTMHADISRTVPASGKFNPLQKMLYEIVLKAQKTVQKTAKMGVTIDTLNDCCWGSVNGDLENVFRKAGGKFKLKYYDRPHGVSHLMGEQEHDGDPFRNYLSEPMKAGWLISNEPGLYGEFKIKLNGRTYDEEIGIRIEDNLLITETGCRNMSRKIPKSVAEIERLMTGK from the coding sequence ATGAAAGTCGATAAGAAAACCTATACAGGAATTTTCAGAGATGGCGGAGCAGGGAAGCTTGCCAAACGCCGCTTCCGCGACCGGCGCAAAAAATTGATGAACCGGGAGCGCAAATTGATGGTGATCACCGGGGTTCCCTATGGACCGGAAGGTGAGACGGTGTGGTCCTATGCCTATTGCCCGACCTATCAGGAACCCGCCATGATGTATTTGACCGGGATCAACCAGCCCAACGTGGTTTTGGTCCTCGACCCGGATTCCAAAGAATCGGATGAGATTCTTTTTGTGGCCGAAAAAGACCCGACCCATGAGTTTTGGAACGGCATTCGCTTTGGAGTGGGCGATATAAAAAGTGTGAGAGAAGTCCAAAGCGTCACAGGCATAAAAGATGTCCGTGACATTCGCGAATTAAAGAATGTTCTTAAAGAACGGTTCCTGAAGCAGAAAAACAAACAATTGGGGACCCTGTGGATGGAAGGCGTCAAAAACGGTAAAAAGACGGAGGTGAAGACAGATCACAACTGGGACTTCAAGACCCAGGTGTCCCGTTGGGTCGGTTCGTGGAACGCCTCCGGCAATGGATTGGTCAACATCATGAAAAGCCACTTTGACCTGAGACTGCCCCTCGACTCTTACGATGTGGACAACACGCAAAAAGCCAGCGATATTACCGGAACCGCTTTCAAGACCACACTGAAAAACTTTAAAAAGTTCAGGAACGAATATCAGGTTCAGGGTTTTCTGGAAGGGCAGATGCTGATGAACTCCCCCTACGGCCTGAGTTTCCCATCCATCGTGGCGTCCGGGCGCAATGCCACGGTTCTGCATTACATGAAAAACGACGATGAATTTTCCCGTGATGAACTTGTGTTAATCGACTTTGGAGTTCGTTGGATGACGATGCATGCCGATATTTCCCGGACGGTCCCCGCCTCCGGAAAGTTCAACCCCCTGCAGAAAATGCTCTATGAGATCGTTTTGAAGGCGCAAAAGACCGTGCAAAAAACGGCAAAAATGGGCGTGACCATCGATACCTTGAACGATTGTTGCTGGGGGTCGGTCAATGGCGATCTGGAAAACGTGTTTCGCAAAGCCGGAGGAAAATTCAAACTCAAATATTACGACCGGCCCCACGGCGTCAGCCACCTGATGGGGGAGCAGGAACACGATGGCGATCCCTTTCGCAACTATTTGTCGGAGCCGATGAAAGCCGGCTGGCTGATCAGCAACGAACCGGGGCTATATGGAGAGTTCAAGATCAAGCTGAATGGCAGGACATACGATGAAGAAATCGGCATCCGCATTGAGGACAACCTGTTGATCACCGAAACGGGTTGCAGAAACATGTCGCGGAAAATTCCCAAGTCCGTCGCAGAAATCGAACGATTGATGACGGGAAAGTAG